The sequence CTCCTCGACGACGAGAGAGTGAAGCCAGGCGAACCAGGGGCTGATCGCGGAGACGAGGGCCAACGCCTGAGCCGTGACGCTGGCGACGAGGAGGGAGATCAGCGCCACCAGCCTGGTGCCTCCGCCGAGGGCAAACCTGACGAGGTTCCACGGCGTCTTTGCCCCAGGCGCGAAAGTGCGGCCATTTCTGCTCCCTCAAGCGGGGGAGGAGCCGGGGATGGAGGAGGAGAGCCCCGCCTTTGGCGCGACGGTGGAGGAGCCGAGGAAGGAGCGCACACCCCGTTTGGACTGCTGCTGCCGAGCTGATAGAGGCCCGAGGCATGCACGAGAAGACCTCGCGAGAAGAGCGTGTCCCGGTGCTCATCGTCGGCGGCGGTTTGGTCGGGCTGTCGACGGCGCTCTTCCTGGCGCATCGCGGGGTGAAGGCCCTCGTCCTCGAGAAGCACGAGGGCACCTCCATCCACCCCCGAGCCCGTGGATTCCACGAGCGCACCATCGAGCTGTTCCGCTCCACGTGCGCGCGAGAGGAGATCGAGCGGGTAGGGGGCGTGCCTCCCGATCTGGGCGGTGGAGGCCAGTTGGTGGCGCTCACGCTCGCGGGGCCCGTGTTGTCCTGGATGCCCGCGGCGCCGGGAGCACATCGGTCGGACCTGAGCCCGTGTCCGCACGTCTACCTGGGACAGGACAGGCTCGAGCCCATCCTGCTGCGAGCCGCGCGCGAGCAGCAGGCCGAGGTGCGCTTCCGCCACGAACTGAAGGCGTTCACCCAGGACGTGAAGGGAGTGACCGCTCAGGTCCTCGATCGAGCGACGAGAGAGACGTACACGGTTCGCACCGACTACCTGGTGGCGGCGGATGGTGTGCGCAGCTCCGTTCGCGAGGCGCTCGGCATCGCGCAGCGGGGGCGTGGCTCACTGGGGCACAACGTCTCCACCCTCTTTCACGCGGATCTGTCTCCCGTGCGAAGGGAACACCCGTTCGGCTTCGCGGTGCTGAAGCACCCCGAGGCGGGCGGCGTCATGGTGGCCACGGACGTGAAGGACCGGTGGATTTACGCCACCCGGTTCGACGTTTCGCGAGAGACACCCGCGGACTTCACCGAGGAGCGCTGGACGCGTCTCATCCGCCTTGCCACGGGGCTGCCGGAGCTTGTCCCGACGCTCCTGGGCACGTTTCCGTGGGAGGCGGCGGAGCGGGTGGCGGAGCGCTTCTCCTCGGGCCGCGTGTTCCTGGCGGGGGATGCAGCGCACCAGATGCCGCCCACGGGAGGGCACGGCGCCAATACCGGCATCCAGGACGCGGCCAACCTGGCCTGGAAGCTCGCGGCCGTGCTGAAGGGACAGGCCGGGCCGTCGCTGCTGGAGACCTATGACTCCGAGCGCCGCCCGGTCGCCGCAGCGACCGCGAACCAGGCCACCCTCCTCGCGCTGCGTCTCGAGAAGGGAGCCGCGATGCCGGAGGACGACGGGGCCGTCAGTGCCAGGGTGATCATCTTCGGCTATCGCTATGGCTCCGATGAGCCGCTCCCTCGGATGTTGACCCTCAACGGTGAGCCCGGCACGCGCGCGCCGCACGTGTGGCTCTCGTCGGAGGAAGGCCCGGTGTCGACGATCGATCTGTTTGGCGGAGGCTTCGTCCTGCTGGCGGGGGACCGGAGCTGGCTCGATGCGAGCGAGGCCCTCTCGAAGCGCGCGGGGCTTCCGCTCCAGGCCCACCGTGTCGACGGCTGGCAGAGCACCTATGGCGTGGGAGCCTCGGGCGCCTCCCTGATCCGTCCCGATGGAATGGTGGCGGCGCGGTGGAGCGAGGCCTCGAGCGATGCGGAGCGTATGCTCTCCGCGGCGCTCGCGGCGGCTACCAGGACTCGTCAGGCCGCCCTCCCATCAGGTGTGCGGCAGGAGTCTGGGCGCTAGTCCCGCCGCCGCTCCACGCGCCGCTTGATGCGGCTGTAACCGCCCAGGCTGGGGCGCATGACGAAGTTCCAAAGCGTCGCCGTCCACGATTGGTGCGCCAGGAGACCGTCGTAAAATTCCGGCGCCATCGCTCGTAGCTTCGGCAGGCGCGAGCCAGGAACGTAGGGGAAGTCGTGGTGCTCGTTGTGGTAGCCGACATTGAACGCGAGCACGTTGAGCGGCCCGTAGTACGAGTAGGTCTCTTGCCCTTCGCGGAAGACGTAGTGCTCCGAGATGTAGTGTCCGGCAATCGGATGGAGCCCCATGACGATCAGTGAACTGATCGGCAGATAGGCAAGCGCTTTGCCGCCCCAAAAATAGAACACGGCCACGTTGAACGCGACCTGCACGAGGAGGTTCGCGATCTCGGAAGCCCCCGGCTTCTTGGGATCCACGAACAGCGGGCGGAGCGCGTAGGCAAAGCCTTGGCAAGCGAGCCAGAGCAGTTTGCTTGCGCGATGGCGCAGCAAGCGCGCCTCGAACTCCGTCGGTATATCCGTGTCGAGCCGCTCGTCACCCTGATGGCTGTGATGGCGCAGGTGGTAGTAGCGAAACGTTTCTGAGACCGGCACACCCACGGGCAGATTGATGAAGACGCCGAACACGCGATTGTGCCAGGGCTTGCGGAACGCGAGATTGTGAGAGAGCTCGTGAATGGCCAGGAGTAGCGCCTGGTTGATCACTCCGCCCACCGCATAGGCGACCAGAACAATCAGCCACCAGGGCGCGTCACGCAGCAGGAAGGCGAGCGAGAGTTGCAGCCCGACGAGCAGCGTGCAGACGTACTTCGTGCGCGAGCACGGGCCGTAGAGTTCCTTGATCTCGGGATGCGTGCGAAGCAGCTCGCGCCGCCGCGCGGCGTGCGGTTCGTCCTCGCTGGACCAGATGAAGCCATTGGACATGGCGCCCACGGTACCTCAGGACCCAAGGGGATGGGCAGTATCAGTTCGCTGTACCCCGTCGTCGTGCCGGCCAATCAGGCGAGCCACGAGGTGCGGCCGACGCCGAAGCAGGGCCTGCGGGGAGCGTGAGAGAGGGCGCGGCGGGTAGCGAGGTGGTCCCGCCCCGCTCGTTGATGATGTCCTCTTCCGTCACCATGTTGGGCGGTAGCTGGTTCTCGCTCGTGGGCCCGAGAACGCCCCGGCTCATGCTGGCCCCCGTCAGAGAGATCAGCACCTCGTCTAGCGCCTCCTTGGGCCCGTAGGGGGCTCCCAGCGCAGCAAGGCCCGCCCGCAGATCGGCCTCTACTTCAGTCGCCGACTGATAGCGGAAGCACTCAAGGCCCACCGCCACCTGTGCGGCTCTTACGTGTTTCAAGAGTGGATGGGTCACGCCACGATTCAGATTGCTGGGCTTCTCGGGATGGAGGCGGCGGGAATCGAACCCTCTGCGCGGAGCTTCTGGCGAGATCGATCCAGAGCGCCGCTTCCGTCATCCTCTTTGGACGGGCCACGAGGGGGACGCGCGGCTCGTGCCGGGGGAGCGGCAGAGGGCTACAGTCGGCCCGCGGCCTCCAGCACATCGGGGACCTGTTTGGCTTTGGCTCCGGCTTTGCCTGTCACCAGGGACCAGGACGAACACCGCCGCCCACTGCCGGATCGAACCCCATTCAGAAGTGTCGAAGAAATCACGATTTACAGCTATTGCTGGTGTTTGGACCGTGTTGGTGCATAAATTCGCCTGGAAAGGAAACTCATGCACCTCCAGCGGGTTTCGTTCGCGGTCCTCGGGTTGAGCTTCTGTCTCCTGGCGGCGGGGTGTGACAGTGCCCCACCCGAGGTGCTCCCCGCCGTGGCTCCCGAGGAGGCGCTGCACTCCGAGCGTGGCGGCATCGGCACGTCCTCGCAGGCGCTGCTGTCCTCATCGCCGCGGACGATTGATCCCCGCCGCTCGCTGGCGGTGACGGATGAGAGCATCCTGGCGCAGTTCAGCTTCCAGAGCGTGATGCAGCAGTTGGTGACGCAGGCGGGGGTGGCCGGGGTGGACCGGATGACGCTCTTCCGCCAGCTGTGGGACACGCAGAACCCGGCGCCGGGGCTGAACCTGGGGCCCCACTGCGACGATGTGCGCGATGGCGCGCTGCAGCCGATCTTCAACGGCTATCCCATCGACTGCCCGCGCGCTGAAGGACTGGAGACGCAGATCGATCCCTTCTCCAACCCCACGACGAATGCCCAGGCGTACATCCCCATCGGGCTGTTCAACCGCTTCGATCTGGCGCCTGCCAGCGGAGCCAACTGCGGCGAGTACCGCATCGCCTTCGGGAAGCGGGGAGGCTTTGGCCGCAACCTCCTCATCTTCGAGGCGGTGCTGCCCAACCCGCACCCGGAACAGGGGCTGGAGGGGTGCCGCCCGGTGGTGGAGTTCTGGGCCGGCCTGTCGACGCCCACCCGCACCAGCGCGGACCGGGCCACGGCGCTGCGCAACTTCTACTTCACGGGCCTCGCCGGCTTCCTGCCCGTCATCCACCTGGACAATTACGGCAACCGCGCCACGGGAGCCACGGGGCAGCTGCGCACCAACCAGTTCATGGACTCCACGTGGAACCTGCGCGAGTTCAAGCTGAAGAAGACGTGTGGCACCTCTTGCACGCTGCGGTGGATGCCGGCCACGGACAAGACCAACCCGGCGGGCACGCTGTTCGATCCGGCCTCGCCGCACGCGCTGGCGGATGACTTCCGTGCCGCCTTCCTCGCCACGGAGGTGTCGCGGCTGGCCCTCAACGACATCAACCGTTTCAACATGGTCGTCGCCGACAAGTTCAACAGCGGCCAGAGCGAGGTGGAGTTCGGGGGTGACACGGACTACGACTCGATTTTCGGCGGCGCGAGCGCCTTCCGCACCAGCATCCAGTCGAAGCTCACCAGCATCGGAAGCACGCTGACGCCCGACCACATTGTCCGCCGGGCCCAGGCGCTCTCGTGCGCCGGCTGCCACCAGCTCAGCAATGGGCGGGATCTGGGCTTTCGCACCGGCTCGGGCAGCACCATTCCCTGGCCCAACTCGCTGGGCTTCACCCACGTGAGCGAGCAGCTGCGCGAGCCGAGCCCGGATGGGGGCAACCGCTTCGTCATCTCCCCGGCGCTCACCGACGTCTTCCTGCCGCACCGCAAGCAGGTCTTCGAGGACTTCCTCAACACCCTGTCGTACACCTTCACGGGGGCGGTGGGCATCTCCGGCAGCGACATGGTGGGGCCCAACCGGCTGACGAAGGGCCCCTGCACGGGCCAGCCCTTCACCACCCCGGATCCAGAAGGGGCGACGCTCGCGGTGACCAACAGCGAGCTGGGCACGGCGAGCTGGGACTGCGCGGAGCCCAACTTCTGGTTCGGCTCCAACCTCGGGCGGCCGCTGAGCCCCAACGCGGCCACGCAGGCGTTCACGTTCAAGCCGCCAGCGGGCTACACGTGTGACGGGTATGACTTGTACGGCCCTTACGCGAGCCACACGTTCAGCAAGTCGGGCAACAACTGCACGCTGAGCATCACCCTGGGCACGCCGGGGGATTTGTTCCTGTGGTTCTACGTGAAGCCGACGCTGGCCTACAAAGTCAGTGGGGCGGTGGCGATCGACGGCTCGGATGCGATGGGGGCCAACCGGGTGACGCAGGGGCCGTGTGCGGGCAAGCCGTTCATCACGGGCTCGACGACGCGGGTGAACAACGCGCAGTTGCTCAACTCGCGCTGGGACTGTGTCGAGCCGAGCTTCTGGTTCGGCGATGTGCTCGGGCAGCGTGTCTCGCTGAGCGCCACCAGCCAGTCCTTCACCTACACGCCGCCCGCGGGCTTTGCGTGCACGTGGTACGGGCTGTACGGGGACAAGACGGGCGAGAGCTTCACGCGCTCGGGCAACAACTGCACGCTGACGTTGCAGCCCAACGCGGCCGTCAAGCGCGGGGAGCTGTTCCTCTGGTTCTTCGTGCAGCCGCTGTAGCTGCTCGCGGGCCGGGTCGCGCCGCTTGGCAGCGGTGAGCATCAGCTCTGGAGCCGAGCTGTAGCTGAACTGGGGCGCGGCGTGGTCCAGTGAGCCACTTCTATCTCGAAGCGCTTGGCCTTCAGCGTCAGCAACAGACGGTAGAGCCGGGGCGAGATGAGCAGTTGCTCCCTCGGCCGTAGCACGCCCTGCCAGGCCCCGATGAGTTGCCGTGTTCGCACCCAATCGCTCCCATCCTGCCCTTCCTGCTTCAACCACAACTCCGAGATGCGGTTGAGCCCAGCGACATGCTTTCGAGGGCACCGGTGCCGACCCTGCTGATCCAGGTTGAAGGGATCATCTCCCACGCGGGTGGGGGGAACGATGTCCACTGGCTTCGAGGTGACGACAAGCTGACGCCACTCCTCAGCCAGCTTCCCTGTCTTGTGCCTGACCGGCCGGTATTCCGCTCCGGTGATGCCGTGCTTGCGCAGAGCCTCGGTCAGCCGGGCCGAGACGACGATCTCTCCCGCAATGGTGACAGCCAGATCCTTTTTCTTGGGGATGTGCGGCACATCCAAGTGGAGATCCGTCAATTGCGGTGCCCCTGCTCCGCAGTGAGGGCATGCCGCCGCATCGTCGTACTTTGTCCCGCACATCTCGCCTGGCGGCTCGAACGTTGGGCGGATGATCAGTTGGAGTACCTCTGCGGTATCCAACTCCTTTCGCGTGTAGTGCCTGGAGATGTGTGAGTACGTGAAGAATGCTTTACCTTTCTTCAAGAACTCACGGTCAAGATCAGCAATGAACTTGACGCGAGGATCATCCATCGGAAGCACGATCTTCCGGACGCTGTCTCCCAACAGGGTCCCCAGCCCAGGCTCAAGGAACATGTCCGCATGGCCCGCAGGAACTCGAAATTCGATGGTCTCTCGCATGGCTCTCAGGGGTTGATGCCAATGAGCTGAGGGATGGGGTATCGAGAGTAGACCTCAAAGAGGATCTGCTGGAGCCGCTCTGGGGGGGCTGGCCCTGGCCATACGGCCATTGCCTCCGGAACTCCTGGGTCATGGACTGGTGATAGGCGGACTGAAGCCGGTACGTCGCTCCTGCTCTCGGCCCTCCAAGGTACATGGGAATGAAGTGGTGCTATTGATACCCCTGGAGATTCGGGTAACGGGCTCTTGCATCTGCTACCGACTGGAAGTATCGCTCCCGCGCCTGTTGAACCAGGTGGTACTCCTCAGTTTGTCGCCGCCTCGCCGCAATCTCCTCTCGTGTGGGCCGAGGGTTGAGGAGTGGAGGTTGTGTACGTACGCCCAGCCCGCCACGGCCTCCCCTGCGTAGCGGACGGCGAGTCATCACCGGCTCCACTACGCCCTCCGATTTTCCCTCTACGAAGAGGACGTCCCACCCTGCTGCTTCCAAGGCCTCTTCGCCCCCAGGCTCCCACTCCAGCATTGCTACCGGCAGGAAGACGCTAGGAACTTTGCCGTGCTCCGCCCCAGGGGTATGGCGCACCAATACAGCCGTCCCAGGTGGGAGCCTCCCGGCAACCTCCTTCACCGGTGTCCCGACTTCTCGTATCAGTTCGCCGATCCCCGTAGAGGGCAGGCGGTCGAGCAGGGCTGCTGGCCAGGGGCGAGCGAGCGTCAGTCGTAGCCTTGAGGAAGAGTGACGGTGCCCGGATTCTCGATGGCGGCCCGGGCCGCGCGCAACAGGTAGTCGC is a genomic window of Hyalangium minutum containing:
- a CDS encoding FAD-dependent oxidoreductase — translated: MHEKTSREERVPVLIVGGGLVGLSTALFLAHRGVKALVLEKHEGTSIHPRARGFHERTIELFRSTCAREEIERVGGVPPDLGGGGQLVALTLAGPVLSWMPAAPGAHRSDLSPCPHVYLGQDRLEPILLRAAREQQAEVRFRHELKAFTQDVKGVTAQVLDRATRETYTVRTDYLVAADGVRSSVREALGIAQRGRGSLGHNVSTLFHADLSPVRREHPFGFAVLKHPEAGGVMVATDVKDRWIYATRFDVSRETPADFTEERWTRLIRLATGLPELVPTLLGTFPWEAAERVAERFSSGRVFLAGDAAHQMPPTGGHGANTGIQDAANLAWKLAAVLKGQAGPSLLETYDSERRPVAAATANQATLLALRLEKGAAMPEDDGAVSARVIIFGYRYGSDEPLPRMLTLNGEPGTRAPHVWLSSEEGPVSTIDLFGGGFVLLAGDRSWLDASEALSKRAGLPLQAHRVDGWQSTYGVGASGASLIRPDGMVAARWSEASSDAERMLSAALAAATRTRQAALPSGVRQESGR
- a CDS encoding fatty acid desaturase; this encodes MSNGFIWSSEDEPHAARRRELLRTHPEIKELYGPCSRTKYVCTLLVGLQLSLAFLLRDAPWWLIVLVAYAVGGVINQALLLAIHELSHNLAFRKPWHNRVFGVFINLPVGVPVSETFRYYHLRHHSHQGDERLDTDIPTEFEARLLRHRASKLLWLACQGFAYALRPLFVDPKKPGASEIANLLVQVAFNVAVFYFWGGKALAYLPISSLIVMGLHPIAGHYISEHYVFREGQETYSYYGPLNVLAFNVGYHNEHHDFPYVPGSRLPKLRAMAPEFYDGLLAHQSWTATLWNFVMRPSLGGYSRIKRRVERRRD